The segment TGGCCTCGTCGTAGGTCTCCGCGCGGACCACGCACAGCACCGGGCCGAAGATCTCGTCCTTGTACGCGTCGGCGGTGACCGGCACCTTGTCCAGCAGCGATACGCCCACGAAGAAGCCGTCCTCATGGCCTTCCACGCGGAGCCCGGTGCCGTCCACGACGACCTCGGCGCCCTGCGCGGCGGCCCCGGTGACGTAGGAGGCGACCTTGTCGCGGTGCTCGCGGGTGATCAGCGGGCCCATCTCGGAGGCGGGGTCGTTGCCGGGGCCGATCGTCAGCGCCTTGGCACGCTCGGCGATCTTCCCGACCAGGGTGTCGCCGGTGTCGCCGACGGCCACGACCACGGAGACGGCCATGCAGCGCTCGCCGGCCGAGCCGTACGCGGCGTTGATGGCCTGGTCGGCGGCGTAGTCCAGGTCGGCGTCCGGGAGTACCAGCATGTGGTTCTTGGCGCCGCCCAGGGCCTGGACGCGCTTGCCGTGCTCGATGGCGCGGGCCTGGATGTAGCGGGCGATCGGGGTGGAGCCGACGAAGGAGACGGCGACGACGTCCGGGTGCTCCAGGAGGCGGTCCACCGCGACCTTGTCGCCCTGGACGACGTTGAGGACGCCGTCCGGCAGTCCGGCCTCAGCGGCGATCTCGGCGAGGCGGAAGGACGCGGAGGGGTCCTTCTCGCTGGGCTTGAGCACGAAGGTGTTGCCGCAGGCGATGGCGAGCGGGAACATCCACATCGGCACCATGGCCGGGAAGTTGAACGGCGTGATGCCGGCGACGACGCCCAGCGGCTGCCGGATCGAGGAGACGTCCACGCCGCTGGAGACCTGGGTGGACAGCTCGCCCTTCAGCTTCTCGGCGATGCCGCAGGCCAGCTCGACGATCTCCATGCCGCGCGCGATCTCGCCGAGCGCG is part of the Streptomyces sp. NBC_01262 genome and harbors:
- a CDS encoding CoA-acylating methylmalonate-semialdehyde dehydrogenase, with the translated sequence MKTITHWIGGKPVDGSSDRFGPVYNPATGEQEKQVAFASVEDVDAAVAAANDAYESWSQVSLAKRTAILFKYRELLDARRDEIAELITAEHGKVHSDALGEIARGMEIVELACGIAEKLKGELSTQVSSGVDVSSIRQPLGVVAGITPFNFPAMVPMWMFPLAIACGNTFVLKPSEKDPSASFRLAEIAAEAGLPDGVLNVVQGDKVAVDRLLEHPDVVAVSFVGSTPIARYIQARAIEHGKRVQALGGAKNHMLVLPDADLDYAADQAINAAYGSAGERCMAVSVVVAVGDTGDTLVGKIAERAKALTIGPGNDPASEMGPLITREHRDKVASYVTGAAAQGAEVVVDGTGLRVEGHEDGFFVGVSLLDKVPVTADAYKDEIFGPVLCVVRAETYDEAIKLINSSRWGNGTAIFTRDGGAARRFQLEVQAGMVGVNVPIPVPVGYHSFGGWKESLFGDHHIYGNDGIHFYTRGKVVTTRWPDPSDGGINLGFPSHS